The DNA region TAGCACCATCTTCTCCCCCTTCAGATCCGCCGACACCACCGAGCTCACGTACATGAACTTGGGCAGCCTCTCAGAAAAGGGCGCGAAATAGACGAAAACAATCTGTAGGCACATAACAGGCATGGAGAGCAACATGACAGAGACGATCGCGCGGAGCGAGTTAGGGTTTCGTTTCTTGATGGAGGCGTTCATGAGATACAAAAGCGTCAATAGAAAGCAGGGCTGGAGAAACCCCAGCGAGAGGACGACGTTGAGCTGGCATACGGATTCTTGGCGGAAGGGGAAGAGGTATTTTCGACGAATGAGAGGAAGGCGGGCGATCTCGTTGAGAGACCACATGAGGACGaggaggacgaggaggaggcgGACGGTCCAGAGGGAGGTGAAGTTTTGTAAAGAGTGGGTGTGGAGAGAGCGGTCGTGGAGGTGGAGGATGAAGGAGAGGGCGAAGAGGGAGAGGATGAGGAGGGCGGCGAGGAAGAGGATGGTGGTGAGGTCGAAGAGgaggctagagggaggaggggatGTCATGGGTGGGGACGGCAGGGGCCGTCGCGGGGGCGCTGCGGGGGAATAATGGCATAATAGGAAAGGAGGGTGGAGGGGGATGGAAATGTGACACTCCCCTTTCCTT from Salvia splendens isolate huo1 chromosome 9, SspV2, whole genome shotgun sequence includes:
- the LOC121749091 gene encoding uncharacterized protein LOC121749091; the encoded protein is MTSPPPSSLLFDLTTILFLAALLILSLFALSFILHLHDRSLHTHSLQNFTSLWTVRLLLVLLVLMWSLNEIARLPLIRRKYLFPFRQESVCQLNVVLSLGFLQPCFLLTLLYLMNASIKKRNPNSLRAIVSVMLLSMPVMCLQIVFVYFAPFSERLPKFMYVSSVVSADLKGEKMVLCSCPFFSWLVYGGFAVAYGVAFSVSCWRVMAFVINKGIARRINVLATTVMVALPTQIVCLCLSWVWVPETRLYGAMLLTMFLSVAVCMAVAVVLLVVRPIQEALDAGGGYYLWSNDETQRPPREEAEAEAEHHQPAL